The Novosphingobium aromaticivorans DSM 12444 genome segment GACCGGGCGGGCGGTGTCGCGGGCCACGGTCACGCGGCGCGCGCGCCTGGCATCGCAAGGGCTATTGCATGGTTCATCGGTTCGTGTCCTTCAAGCGAGGCCGGCATCGAGATCCGCATCGACCTTGCGGTCGATCCGGTCCAGCGTGGCGGTTATGCCCTTGATCACCAGCCAGCGCAGCGGTTCGGGCGGCAGCGGCAGCAGGTAGCGGCGGAACAGGTCGACCTCGGCATTGGCACGACCGAGCACCTGATCGGCCAGCATCGGCCCGGCATAGGTCCCCTGCGCGATGCCGTGGCCATTGTAGCCGATGCCGTGGAAGACCGTGCCGCGCGCGTTGGATTGGTGGATCGGCAGGAAATCGAGTGTCAGTCCGATCCAGCCGCCCCAGAAGGATTCGATCTTCACATCCGGAATTTCGGGAAAGCGCCGTGCGAAGACTTCGCGCCACCTCGTGAAGATTTCGGGCAGATAACCGCGCGTCAACTTGCTTCCGAAGCCATACTGGACGAACTTCGATCCGCCCGAGATGCGCCCGTCCGCCTGGGGGCGATAGTTCTCCATGGCTTCGTGCGCAGTATAAAGCGCTTCCCCGCCTTCCCAGCCAATGCGTTTCCACTGCTCGTCGGTCAGCACCTGGGTGCGGAACAGGGTGACCCGCACCGGGAAGACCTTGCTGCGCATGCGGCCGAGCGTGACCGGCGTATAGGCGTTGGTCGCAATCACCAGCTTGTCCGCGCTGACGGAGCCGGTTGCGGTGTGAACGACCACCGGGGAGCCCGCATCCTCGATCCGGCTTACGGCGCTGTCCTCGAAAATGCGCACGCCCGCATCGATTGCCGCCTGCCGCAACGCCATCACGTACTTGCCGGGATGAAGGTGTCCGCCCGCCTTCTCGATCATGC includes the following:
- a CDS encoding NAD(P)/FAD-dependent oxidoreductase, which produces MPAPEFFEVSQWVERPAQTCPPLSGEIRADVVIVGGGFTGLSTALSLREAGVDVALVEKDFCGMGASGRNAGHLTPTIGKDFPSLVKSVGKERAVEFARFADRAVHYTEAMIRKLGVDCEYRPTGNIVTGLHPRHRKPLEEGAELASRLGVGLAFLDEAEVRRRNLPGHVRFGMIEKAGGHLHPGKYVMALRQAAIDAGVRIFEDSAVSRIEDAGSPVVVHTATGSVSADKLVIATNAYTPVTLGRMRSKVFPVRVTLFRTQVLTDEQWKRIGWEGGEALYTAHEAMENYRPQADGRISGGSKFVQYGFGSKLTRGYLPEIFTRWREVFARRFPEIPDVKIESFWGGWIGLTLDFLPIHQSNARGTVFHGIGYNGHGIAQGTYAGPMLADQVLGRANAEVDLFRRYLLPLPPEPLRWLVIKGITATLDRIDRKVDADLDAGLA